One window from the genome of Yamadazyma tenuis chromosome 7, complete sequence encodes:
- the MLC2 gene encoding Myosin type II regulatory light chain (COG:D,T,Z; EggNog:ENOG503P6A1) produces the protein MIPLNSLTNNQKTELRNAFTLIDGDSKDSLITKEDLVKLYKTLGIQPPRKADLEVMVATDDKTSKGLNFAQFSNIMAQQLSKLDDRTTIHNALQVFAEGSDINDLIIDVDTLKEACCSVQLGEIGSGDNRLSRATFDELVRGFVKEQSNGKKLFLASNWLDAYID, from the coding sequence ATGATCCCGCTAAATAGTCTCACCAATAACCAGAAGACCGAGCTTCGTAATGCCTTCACGTTGATCGACGGCGACTCCAAGGACTCGCTTATCACCAAGGAAGACCTTGTCAAGTTATATAAGACGTTGGGGATCCAGCCGCCCCGTAAAGCCgatttggaggtgatggtAGCTACCGATGACAAAACATCCAAGGGGTTAAACTTCGCCCAGTTTCTGAACATCATGGCCCAGCAGTTGCTGAAGTTGGATGACCGTACCACCATCCACAATGCGCTACAGGTGTTTGCTGAAGGGTCGGACATCAATGACCTTATCATTGACGTGGATACTTTGAAAGAGGCGTGCTGCTCGGTGCAGCTTGGAGAAATCGGCTCGGGAGACAACCGATTATCGAGAGCCACCTTCGACGAGTTGGTCCGTGGCTTTGTCAAGGAGCAGAGCAATGGTaagaagttgtttttggcatCCAACTGGTTGGACGCGTATATTGACTAG
- the RPO26 gene encoding subunit common to RNA polymerases I, II, and III (EggNog:ENOG503P3W3; BUSCO:EOG09265552; COG:K): MSDIEENAYNDAPENYDDFDQADHFSENEFEDPEPETNGDVDMKTEDGRTIINGGIGPDESKPRAKTTAELAIPKHQRTTTPYMTKYERARVLGTRALQISLNAPVLVDIEGETDPLQIAMKELSQRKIPLVIRRYLPDGSYEDWGCDELIIDS; encoded by the coding sequence ATGTCTGACATCGAAGAAAACGCATACAACGACGCGCCCGAAAACTACGACGACTTTGATCAGGCTGATCACTTCTCCGAgaatgagtttgaagatcCTGAACCCGAAACCAATGGAGATGTGGACATGAAAACAGAAGATGGACGCACCATCATCAATGGAGGAATTGGACCTGATGAGTCCAAACCCCGGGCCAAGACCACGGCCGAGCTCGCCATACCCAAGCACCAGAGAACAACCACGCCGTATATGACCAAGTACGAAAGAGCCCGGGTGTTAGGAACCAGAGCTTTACAAATCTCGTTAAATGCGCCGGTATTGGTGGACATTGAAGGTGAAACTGACCCACTACAAATCGCCATGAAAGAGTTGTCCCAAAGAAAGATTCCGCTTGTGATCAGAAGATATTTGCCTGATGGGTCGTATGAAGACTGGGGATGTGATGAGTTGATCATTGATTCTTAG
- a CDS encoding uncharacterized protein (EggNog:ENOG503P5AF; COG:A), giving the protein MSSTSFNPINPKPFLKTLLNKRVIVRLKWNKTEYTGNLVSVDNYMNFQLDDASETAYVDGKKTAETVGEVFIRCNNVLFVREATDTATAAVPENEAVEAIEMEQ; this is encoded by the exons atgtcttcaacttca TTCAACCCcatcaaccccaaaccGTTTCTCAAAACGCTTCTAAACAAGCGGGTGATTGTCAGACTCAAATGGAACAAAACGGAGTACACAGGCAACCTTGTATCTGTGGACAACTACATGAACTTCCAGTTGGATGACGCATCCGAGACCGCGTACGTCGACGGTAAGAAGACCGCCGAAACGGTGGGAGAGGTGTTTATACGGTGTAACAACGTTTTGTTTGTTAGAGAAGCCACAGACACAGCCACCGCTGCTGTCCCCGAAAATGAGGCGGTTGAGGCCATCGAGATGGAACAATAG
- a CDS encoding uncharacterized protein (EggNog:ENOG503NWH3; BUSCO:EOG09262O0R; COG:S), whose protein sequence is MNQTHRILCIGVLVRFLLPTLFPSIPFKLSTVVELATPINSYTSLQEAFFYLQHSINPYDGGVNHHPPLLVAFFGLFKSQLPDSVFLTACNLLYSVVDVIIALRLASLNRWYNARVSKKTGEPVAPLSDALMVSFYLFNPLIILTNLSHCTLVFSQLFIIESLHQLTSNTNLARAMVSLGIATYLSGSPVLMVVPVLALAYVSLPKHKWENVYIQGTVVFFMTCGLLVFISAIWTSSVAFLDQCYGVIIRFDKIQPNVGLWWYFFTEMFDFFTPFYIGVFNLFSMIFIVPLTIRFFEYEDKDPKKASVKTGDAFLAVYLCYVWMSFLKSYPTVGDFGLAISLAPIFAATVLPYCKLVYITALTLLVCLILSPIFYYCWIVLGNGNSNFFYSINLVWGGVHILVLIDFTWGQLIREYCQEHDISPEQRHVIRLTQL, encoded by the coding sequence ATGAACCAAACCCATCGGATCTTGTGTATAGGGGTTCTCGTGCGGTTCCTTTTGCCCACGTTGTTTCCGTCCATTCCCTTTAAGCTCTCCACCgtggtggagttggccACGCCCATCAATTCATACACGTCTCTCCAAGAAGCGTTTTTCTATCTTCAGCACAGCATAAATCCATATGATGGGGGTGTCAACCATCACCCACCGCTCCTTGTGGCATTCTTTGGCCTCTTCAAGTCCCAGCTTCCCGACTCCGTCTTTTTGACGGCTTGCAATTTGCTCTACTCGGTGGTTGACGTAATAATAGCATTGAGGTTGGCCAGCCTCAACCGCTGGTATAACGCCAGAGTGTCCAAAAAAACTGGCGAGCCAGTGGCGCCATTGAGCGATGCGTTGATGGTTTCGTTCTACTTGTTCAACCCGTTGATTATTCTCACCAACTTGTCTCACTGTACGCTTGTGTTTTCACAGTTGTTCATAATTGAATCACTCCACCAATTGACCTCCAACACGAATCTTGCCAGAGCCATGGTCAGCTTGGGGATCGCTACGTACCTCTCGGGTAGCCCGGTGCTCATGGTGGTGCCGGTATTGGCGTTGGCGTATGTGAGTTTGCCAAAACACAAGTGGGAGAACGTCTACATTCAAGGTACAGTGGTGTTTTTCATGACCTGTGGGTTATTGGTGTTTATCTCGGCCATCTGGACGTCGTCAGTGGCGTTCTTGGACCAGTGTTATGGGGTTATTATCAGATTCGACAAGATCCAGCCAAATGTGGGGCTTTGGTGGTACTTTTTCACGGAGatgtttgactttttcacACCCTTCTACATTGGTGTTTTCAACTTATTTTCCATGATATTCATCGTGCCACTCACGATAAGGTTCTTTGAGTACGAGGATAAAGACCCCAAAAAGGCGTCTGTCAAAACTGGAGATGCGTTTCTTGCGGTATACTTGTGCTACGTATGGATGTCGTTCCTCAAATCGTATCCTACAGTCGGAGACTTTGGCCTTGCCATCTCTTTGGCTCCtattttcgcagccacgGTTCTTCCTTACTGCAAACTCGTATACATCACGGCCCTCACACTTCTTGTGTGTCTAATTCTTTCGCCCATCTTCTACTACTGTTGGATTGTATTGGGAAACGGtaactccaacttcttctaCAGTATCAACTTGGTGTGGGGTGGCGTACACATCTTGGTGCTCATCGACTTTACATGGGGTCAGCTTATCAGAGAATACTGCCAGGAACATGATATCTCACCGGAACAACGTCATGTGATCAGATTGACCCAGTTATAG
- the VPS4 gene encoding Vacuolar protein sorting-associated protein 4 (EggNog:ENOG503NUSN; COG:O): MSGGSDFLSKGIDLVQKAIDADTATRYEEAYKLYYNGLDYLMLAIKYEKNQKSKELIRSKFTEYLTRAEQLKDHLEKQSSKSNSAENSSTNGSTKARKPGETSGDDDDADTKKLRGALAGAILSEKPDVKWSDIAGLESAKEALKEAVILPVKFPQLFKGNRKPTSGILLYGPPGTGKSYLAKAVATEANSTFFSVSSSDLVSKWMGESERLVKQLFTMARESKPSIIFIDEVDALCGPRGEGESEASRRIKTELLVQMNGVGNDSSGVLVLGATNIPWQLDAAIRRRFEKRIYIPLPDEDARTRMFELNVGDVPCECNAQDLRALASMTDGYSGHDIAVVVRDALMQPIRKIQQATHFKPVQDQDGNRKLTPCSPGDEGAVETNWMDIGTDELQEPDLTIKDFIKSIKSNRPTVNASDIENHIKFTDDFGQEGN, from the coding sequence ATGTCTGGAGGATCTGATTTCCTTTCCAAGGGGATAGACCTCGTTCAAAAGGCTATCGATGCTGATACCGCCACACGGTACGAAGAAGCCTACAAATTGTACTACAACGGCTTGGATTACCTTATGCTTGCCATCAAGTACgaaaaaaaccaaaagtCCAAGGAATTGATTCGGTCCAAGTTTACTGAGTATCTCACCCGAGCTGAACAGCTCAAAGACCATTTGGAAAAACAGCTGCTGAAGTCCAACTCGGCCGAAAACTCCTCCACCAATGGGTCCACCAAGGCCCGGAAACCAGGCGAAACTAGTGGTGATGACGACGACGCCGATACCAAGAAACTCAGAGGTGCTCTTGCTGGGGCTATTCTCTCTGAGAAACCAGACGTTAAGTGGAGCGATATTGCCGGGTTGGAAAGCGCCAAAGAAGCGTTGAAAGAAGCAGTGATCTTGCCCGTCAAGTTCCCCCAGTTGTTTAAAGGCAACCGGAAACCCACCTCGGGTATTCTCCTTTACGGGCCTCCAGGTACTGGAAAATCGTACCTCGCGAAAGCGGTAGCCACCGAAGCCAATTCGACTTTTTTCTCTGTGTCATCCTCGGACTTGGTTTCCAAGTGGATGGGAGAGTCTGAGCGGTTGGTGAAGCAGTTATTCACCATGGCCCGTGAAAGCAAGCCGTCGATCATCTTTATTGATGAGGTGGATGCCTTGTGTGGGCCTCGAGGTGAGGGAGAAAGTGAGGCTCTGAGAAGAATTAAAACCGAGCTCTTGGTGCAAATGAACGGGGTGGGTAACGATTCCAGTGGCgtgttggtgttggggGCCACGAACATCCCATGGCAATTGGATGCAGCTATTAGACGGAGATTTGAAAAGAGAATCTATATTCCTTTACCTGATGAAGATGCCCGAACCCGGATGTTCGAACTCAACGTGGGGGACGTGCCGTGTGAGTGTAACGCCCAGGATCTTCGGGCATTGGCATCCATGACCGACGGCTACTCGGGTCATGATATTGCGGTGGTGGTGAGAGACGCATTGATGCAGCCCATCCGGAAGATTCAGCAGGCCACCCATTTCAAGCCGGTGCAAGACCAAGATGGCAATAGGAAACTCACTCCATGTTCGCCTGGAGACGAGGGGGCGGTTGAAACCAACTGGATGGACATTGGCACCGACGAGTTGCAGGAGCCGGACTTGACGATAAAAGACTTtatcaagtccatcaagaGCAACAGGCCTACTGTGAATGCCTCGGACATCGAGAACCACATCAAGTTCACCGACGACTTTGGACAGGAGGGAAATTGA
- the FUR1 gene encoding Uracil phosphoribosyltransferase, synthesizes UMP from uracil (COG:T,Z; EggNog:ENOG503NUU8): MSTSTNYSKNVILLPQTNQLIGLYSIIRDQSTRRGDFVFYSDRIIRLLVEEGLNQLPVQKTIIKCHGNHEYEGAKFLGKICGVSIVRAGESMEMGLRDCCRSVRIGKILIQRDEETALPKLFYEKLPEDISERYVFLLDPMLATGGSAMMAVQVLLARGVQADRIFFLNLLAAPEGIQTFQNKYPEVKIITGGIDQKLNDDKFIVPGLGDFGDRYYGI, encoded by the coding sequence CTTCCACCAACTACAGCAAAAATGTCATCCTTCTCCCGCAAACCAACCAGTTGATTGGCTTGTATTCCATCATCAGAGACCAGAGCACCCGAAGAGGCGACTTTGTGTTTTACTCCGACAGAATCATAAGACTTTTGGTCGAAGAGGGCTTGAACCAATTGCCAGTTCAGAAGACCATTATCAAATGCCATGGAAACCACGAATATGAAGGGGCCAAGTTTTTGGGCAAGATCTGTGGAGTGTCGATTGTCAGGGCAGGAGAATCCATGGAAATGGGATTGAGAGACTGCTGTCGGTCGGTGAGAATTGGAAAGATCTTGATCCAAAGAGATGAGGAAACTGCGTTGCCCAAGTTGTTTTATGAGAAACTCCCAGAGGATATCAGTGAGCGGTACGTGTTCTTGTTGGACCCCATGTTGGCGACCGGAGGAAGTGCTATGATGGCCGTACAGGTGTTATTGGCCAGGGGGGTACAAGCTGACAgaattttcttcttgaacttgttggcaGCTCCCGAGGGGATTCAGACCTTTCAAAACAAGTACCCCGAAGTCAAGATCATCACCGGTGGAATTGAccagaagttgaacgatGACAAGTTCATTGTGCCTGGGTTGGGTGACTTTGGTGATAGATACTACGGGATCTAA
- the ARP1 gene encoding centractin- actin- protein of the dynactin complex (EggNog:ENOG503NU18; COG:Z) — protein sequence MAEDTLYNQPVVIDNGSGNLKAGFAGDDKPKAFSSAIIGRPKYQKIMAGSIGMGRDDIGDTFIGNTAQEYRGLLKLSYPIEHGVVTNWDDMEMLWNHVYTQDLKANAEEHPLLITEAPLNPRQNRDKMCQVLFESFNVPCVYISLQATLSLYASGRTTGVVIDSGDGVTHIVPSYEGFGLPTCIKRMDIAGRDVTEQLVYHIRRMSGVSFKSSSEFELVRTIKEKYCFVSNDPSKDEKVYSSAAYSHYLSAARPESESELVSHFKLPDGHILQLGSERFRSTEILFNPQLVGDESPGISQLTALSLSKVDLDLRPTLYSSIILSGGNTLLRGFGDRLLSDLKHQQGQHMTGTPVWSTTRNDQYDTKMKVKIYAPPERKYSTWVGGSILAGLSTFKRMWVTSQEYQEDPDIVHRKCI from the coding sequence ATGGCGGAAGACACTCTTTATAACCAGCCAGTGGTGATCGACAACGGGTCAGGCAACCTCAAGGCCGGTTTTGCAGGTGATGACAAGCCCAAGGCGTTTTCGCTGGCCATCATTGGCCGACCCAAGTATCAGAAAATCATGGCGGGATCAATAGGCATGGGACGAGATGATATAGGTGATACATTCATAGGCAATACTGCCCAGGAATACCGAGGGCTTTTGAAGCTCAGCTACCCAATTGAACATGGTGTGGTCACCAACTGGGACGACATGGAGATGCTCTGGAACCATGTGTACACTCAGGATCTTAAAGCCAATGCAGAGGAGCATCCGTTGTTGATTACAGAAGCACCATTGAATCCCCGGCAAAACAGAGACAAGATGTGCCAGGTGCTCTTTGAGTCGTTCAACGTCCCGTGTGTGTACATCTCCCTCCAGGCGACGTTGTCGTTATACGCATCCGGACGAACCACGGGAGTGGTGATAGACAGTGGAGACGGAGTCACCCATATAGTACCATCGTACGAAGGCTTTGGATTGCCGACGTGTATCAAAAGAATGGATATCGCGGGGCGTGATGTGACGGAGCAGTTGGTGTACCATATACGAAGAATGTCCGGAGTTTCATTCAAAAGCAGTTCTGAGTTTGAGCTCGTGCGGACCATTAAGGAGAAATACTGTTTTGTATCGAATGATCCGTCCAAGGACGAAAAGGTGTACTCCTCGGCCGCCTATAGCCATTACCTCCTGGCGGCACGGCCGGAGCTGGAGTCCGAGTTGGTGTCCCACTTCAAGTTACCTGATGGAcatattttgcagctaGGAAGCGAGCGATTCAGGTCCACCGAAATCCTCTTCAACCCGCAATTGGTGGGAGACGAGTCGCCAGGAATCTCGCAGTTGACGGCATTGTCGTTGTCCAAAGTCGATCTTGATCTCCGGCCCACCCTTTACAGTAGCATTATTCTTTCGGGGGGTAATACCTTATTGCGAGGATTTGGTGATAGGCTTCTCAGTGATCTCAAGCACCAACAAGGCCAGCACATGACAGGGACCCCGGTGTGGAGCACTACCCGGAACGACCAATACGACACGAagatgaaggtgaagatatACGCTCCTCCAGAGAGAAAGTACTCTACGTGGGTGGGAGGTAGCATTTTGGCGGGTCTCTCGACGTTTAAGAGAATGTGGGTCACGTCGCAAGAGTACCAGGAAGACCCTGATATTGTGCACAGAAAGTGTATATAG
- the QCR2 gene encoding ubiquinol-cytochrome c reductase core subunit 1 (COG:C; MEROPS:MER0001229; EggNog:ENOG503NXHG), translating to MSRAAFRSYSSAAAPLKVAARDAPGNLTTLSVIVNNAGSKAGKSGVAHLLSKFNFMNTESKSALRFTRESELLGGVVSTDVTRDAIVLKTQFLKEDLPYYVEALGNVLTKTSFRPHELPETVLPAALNEYENAHASNAFVASEALHEISFRRGYGHPLYYDGTKTYTSEDVAQFASEVYTAGNVSIVASGAVEADLVKFIGESAFSELPTGSTSAVAVKAYTGKEARVRVSGQSLAVIGVPIKPAEFAKYDILSATIGSAYLPATNTPLFQIPGASSQVYKYQDAGLFVVSVAGSDSAVVAEGIKKVKAVVDSITASDLSKSVKAAKLAVALESTLESPLEYAIDASAAKGGKLSSFNYVAVGDVDVLPFADEL from the coding sequence ATGTCCCGTGCAGCTTTCCGCTCCTACAGCTCCGCCGCTGCACCTTTGAAGGTGGCCGCCAGAGATGCCCCAGGAAACTTGACCACTCTCTCAGTGATTGTTAACAACGCTGGTTCCAAGGCTGGGAAATCAGGTGTAGCACACTTGttatccaagttcaacttcatgaaTACCGAATCCAAATCAGCCTTAAGATTCACCAGAGAAAGCGAATTGTTGGGTGGTGTGGTGTCTACCGATGTCACCAGAGATGCCATTGTTTTGAAAACTcaatttttgaaggaagacTTACCTTACTATGTGGAAGCCTTGGGTAACGTTCTTACCAAAACCTCGTTTAGACCCCACGAGCTCCCAGAAACTGTCTTGCCTGCTGCCTTGAACGAGTACGAAAACGCCCATGCCTCCAACGCCTTTGTGGCCTCCGAAGCTTTACACGAAATCTCCTTCAGAAGAGGTTACGGCCATCCTTTATACTACGACGGTACCAAAACCTACACCAGCGAAGATGTGGCCCAGTTTGCTTCCGAAGTGTACACAGCCGGAAACGTGTCGATTGTGGCCTCGGGAGCCGTTGAAGctgacttggtcaaattcATAGGTGAATCGGCCTTCAGTGAATTACCTACCGGATCCACCTCCGCTGTCGCCGTCAAGGCTTACACTGGCAAAGAAGCCAGAGTGAGAGTCTCTGGCCAGTCATTGGCGGTGATTGGAGTGCCAATCAAACCAGCTGAATTTGCCAAGTATGACATTTTGTCTGCCACCATTGGCTCTGCCTACTTACCAGCCACCAACACTCCACTTTTCCAGATCCCTGGTGCTTCTTCGCAAGTGTACAAATACCAGGACGCCGGTTTGTTCGTGGTGTCGGTTGCCGGCTCGGACTCTGCTGTGGTTGCTGAAGGCATTAAAAAGGTCAAGGCAGTGGTGGACTCCATCACTGCGTCCGACTTATCCAAATCCGTCAAGGCCGCCAAGTTGGCAGTAGCCTTGGAGTCCACTTTGGAATCGCCTTTGGAATACGCCATTGATGCCTCTGCTGCCAAGGGTGGTAAGTTGAGTTCGTTCAACTATGTTGCCGTTGGTGATGTAGATGTGTTACCATTTGCTGATGAATTGTAA
- a CDS encoding uncharacterized protein (COG:S; EggNog:ENOG503P73E): MTDEIPEPAPYGGLLVQSIEDENDRAKRLAEQTVDVSVNGTSETLRPEAIHIRGVNSLSTKNIEAFINYYVNYVVTTENNEESGLPTTTYTPVSGDAQRKFRVQWINDGAVNIVFTTHEDATHALDQISITGANPAVVPMPVIYQVNLLVQERETKPYTPVIEFQKRTTLAHRLGVETETSEAQTSNMDEDESAVVLYARLSFQSDRKVKNAAVYSRYYLLHGEPERRPHKKRPINPKKRRHQRDYSDDLFADKLQARARPRGREEVEDLFADAMARIDRSRSPTRDRSRSPMRDE; encoded by the coding sequence ATGACAGACGAAATACCAGAACCAGCGCCGTACGGGGGTTTGCTTGTGCAAAGTATCGAGGACGAGAACGACAGAGCGAAGCGGTTGGCCGAACAGACCGTGGACGTCTCTGTCAATGGTACCTCCGAGACTTTGAGACCCGAAGCCATCCACATTCGTGGTGTCAACTCGTtgtccaccaaaaacatcgaAGCGTTTATCAATTACTACGTCAACTACGTGGTGACGACCGAAAACAACGAGGAGTCGGGCCTCCCGACCACCACGTATACCCCGGTGCTGGGCGATGCTCAGCGTAAGTTCAGGGTTCAGTGGATTAACGATGGTGCGGTGAACATTGTGTTCACCACCCACGAAGATGCTACCCACGCCCTCGACCAGATATCCATCACCGGAGCCAACCCCGCGGTGGTGCCAATGCCAGTGATCTATCAGgtgaacttgttggtgCAAGAGAGAGAAACCAAACCATACACCCCGGTGATTGAGTTTCAAAAGCGAACCACATTGGCCCATCGGTTGGGGGTGGAAACAGAGACGCTGGAGGCCCAAACCTCGAACATGGACGAAGACGAGTCGGCGGTGGTGTTGTATGCCAGGCTTAGTTTCCAGTCAGATAGAAAGGTGAAGAATGCGGCGGTGTATTCTCGGTACTATTTATTGCACGGAGAACCCGAGAGAAGACCCCACAAAAAGAGACCCATCAATCCCAAGAAACGTCGTCATCAACGTGACTACAGTGATGATTTGTTTGCCGATAAGCTTCAGGCTCGAGCCAGGCCAAGGGGACGggaagaagtggaagacCTTTTCGCAGACGCAATGGCTCGTATAGACCGGTCAAGAAGCCCTACAAGAGACAGATCTCGCTCACCCATGAGGGACGAATGA